Below is a window of Dietzia timorensis DNA.
GGTGTCGTTGAGGCGCATCACGAAGGGGCGGTGCGCGGTGTATCTGACCGCCGACACCGAAGCCGGCTCGACGACGATTCGCTGGAAAGCATCCAGGTGCATTCCGCAGGCATCTGCGATAGCCGCCTTGATCGGGTCACCATGCGAGCATGCGATCCACAACACGTCCCGGCCGTGCTCCTCGGCGAGTGCGGCATCGCGTTCGCGGAGCGCCGAAACCACTCGCAGGGCCATGTGAACCAGCGATTCCCCGCCGGGGAACACCGCCGCCGAAGGGTGATTCTGCACCGTCTGCCACAGCGGCTCGTCGGTGAGGTCCCCCAGTTTGCTCCCGGTCCACGAACCATAGTCGACCTCCGCGAGCCGCTCGTCCTCGATTGTGACTACGCCGAGAGCGGCTGCCAGGGGCTCGACCGTTTGCCCACACCGTTCAAGGGGGGAATGGACAATCTTCGCGATCTCGAGGCCCTGAAGCCGATCCGCCAGGCTTCTGGCCTGTTCCTCCCCCGCCTCGTTGAGGGACACTCCCGGCTTCCTTCCGGCCAGGATGCGCGCCTGGTTTGCGGTCGATACACCGTGCCGAATCAACAGGACCGTCATGCGCCCAGCATACGCTGCGCGTCCCGGCGGTCTGCCCGTGCCACCGCCGGTTCGGTGCTTAAGCCGAGGTCAGGGTAGGTGTGATGACCCCGGCAGTGAGGAGACCGATGACGACGAGCCCGAGGATAATCCGGTAACCGGCGAACCACGCGAGCGAGTGATTCTGCACGAAGCGCAGCAGCCACGCGATCGATGCGTACCCCACGGCGAACGCGATAGCCACGCCGATCACGATCTGGATGCCAGTGGCGGACTGCCCGGCCTGCGGATCGAAAACGTCCGGCAGGCTGAACAGGCCGGAGGCAAGGACTGCCGGGATCGCCAGCAGGAACGAGTAGCGCGCTGCCGCCTCACGCGAGAGGTTCATGAACATGCCGGCAGACATCGTCGCGCCCGACCGGCTCACGCCGGGAATCAGGGCCAGGCATTGGCCGAAGGCCATCGCGAGCGTCGTCTTCATATCCATCCCCTTGAGCGTCTTCGGGTCGACGTCACGGTTCTGCTTGCCCCAACGCTCCGCGGCAAGAAACACAAAGGAGAACAGGATCAACACGATCGCGGTGATCCACAGGTTGCGGGCGCTTTCTCTGATCACGTCCTTGAACAAGAACCCGATGATGCCGATCGGGATGGTGCCGATGATCACCATCCAGCCGAGCCGATATTCGTCGCCGCGCGCGTCCGCGTTGGCGATACCCCGGAACCAGGCCATGGCGATGCGGTAGATGTCTTTCGCGAAGTAGACGACCACCGCGGCCTCGGTGCCGAGCTGCACGACCGCGGTGAAGGACGCGCCGGCATCGTGGCCGAAGAAGATCTTCGAGAAAATGGATAGGTGCCCCGACGAGGAGACCGGCAGGAATTCGGTGAGTCCCTGGAGTAGAGACAACACCACTACCTGTAGCCACGACATCGACTCTTCAACGACCATGTGAATATCGGTCCTTCCTCCACGCCCGGCGCGGACAACAGTCATGAGGACGCGCGGGAATCGGGGAAATTTCGTCGCGTCGAACCCGCACCAGGGTAGCCCCGCGCAAGACTATCTGGCCCTTTCGACACAATGGAACCCACAATGGGATGCGGCGACCGGGCCACCACACCAGCCGAGGACGGGTCCAATGCCTCTTCCGCACCGCCTTTCATGGGCGAAGAAAGGAATTCGAGAAGCAATCATGCGGATAAATCGAGCTGTACATGGACACCGGCGCCGCAGGGTGTCGGGCCTCGTCGCCGTCGCCGGAGCCGTTGTGCTCGGGGCGTCCGGGTGCGCTACTTCGCACCTTGAGGAGTTCAACTCGGTCGAGATGGGCAATGCCACTCCAGAGATCCTGCCCACAGAAACCGATCCGGCCGGGCAGGTCACCGATCTGGAATCCCCGGTGGTCGCCGCAGTGTCACTGGATGACGGCGGCGTTGCGTTGCAGCTCGACGATCCAGGCCGCGTGGAATTCGGACACATTTCCGGCGGCGAGTTCGTCTCTGATGAGAGGGTCGAGCTCCCCGACGACTCACTCCCCGTAGTCCCTTCTTCCGACGGGGTTCTCGTGGGCGGCGCAGAGGGAATCGGCAGGGCCACAGTGGACGGAGGATACGAGCCGATCGGTGATACCGGGCCGGTCACGGCGGTCGCCGAGCTGGAGGACGGTCGAATTCTCACGGGGCACAAGGACGGCACCGTCGCTGTACGCAGCGCCGACGGTGGGGAGAACGCCCGCCTCGAATCACTCGAGGGGATCGATCAGCTCGCAGCGTCCGGGAACGTCGGTTTCGCAGTGTCGCGCGCGGACACCACCGTGGCCAACGTCTATCCCGACTCCAACGAGATCGGACCGGTTCTCCGGCCGGGTAAGGCCGCAGGCGTTGCCGCCACCACCGAAGACGGCTGGGCCGCGGTGAGCGACACCACTGGAAACGCCCTGATGATTTTCGACGCCGATCCTTTGCGCCTGCACCAGATGTTCCCGGTCGGCAAAGCCCCTTGGGCGGTCGCGGCGGTGCCTGGAACCTCGGTCGTGTGGGTGGCACTCAGCGGCGAGAACCGCGTAGTAGCCATCGACATCTCGTCCGGGCAGGGCCGTGAGGTCGCCGCGTTCGACACCGTGTCCGCTCCTCATTCCCTGAGCGTCGCAGAAGACGGTGCCCTGGTCGTCGGATCCGCGGACGGCTCGGGAGTGCAAATCATCTCGCCCGAAGAGCAGCGACTGCCCTAGAGTCATGTGGTGGCCTGCGCCAGCGGCGCCGGCCATTCGAGCCCAACCGAGGATTGGTCAATGTACAAGGTTCTACAGTTCGTGTTGTTCCGCTTCCCGTCGGAGCGCATCCACCATGTGACGTTCGGTGCCCTCAAGCTACTCACCCTCGTCCCACCACTTGGCTCACTCCTTCGTCGCTTCCTGGGCGTCAAGGATCCGATCCTCACCCAAGACGTCTTCGGACGCTCGTTCCCCGGTCCACTCGGGCTCGCCGCCGGATTCGACAAGAACGCCGCCGCCCCGGACTCCTGGGGGGCGATCGGCTTCGGGTACTCGGAGATGGGTACGGTCACCGCTGCTCCGCAGCCGGGGAACCCAACGCCGCGCCTGTTCCGCCTCATCCCCGACCGCGGTCTCCTCAACCGCATGGGCTTCAACAATCACGGCGCCGGAAACGCGGCGAACAACCTGCGCCGCCGTCGCTCTCAGGACCCGGTCGGCATCAATATCGGCAAGACCAAAGTCGTCGAGCCGGAAAAAGCCGTCACCGACTACGTCTCGAGCGCGCACATCCTCCACGGGTTGGCCGACTACCTGGTTGTCAATGTCTCTTCTCCCAACACACCGGGGCTGCGCGATCTGCAGGCCGTCGATTCGCTGCGCCCGATCCTCGCCGCCGTGCAAGAGGTCTCGAGCATTCCGGTGTTGGTGAAGATCGCCCCCGATCTCGCCGATGCCGATATCGACGCGGTCGCTGACCTCGCCATCGAGCTGGGCCTTGCCGGTATCGTCGCCACGAACACAACGGTCTCGCGCGAGAATCTCGCCACTCCGGCGCGCGAAGTCGAATCGATGGGAGCCGGCGGAATCTCCGGCGCTCCGGTCGCCCGGCGTTCGCTCGAGGTCCTCGACCGCCTATACGCACGCGCCGGCGACCAGCTCGTGCTCGTCTCCGTGGGCGGAATCGAAACCGAGGAGCAAGCGTGGGAGCGCATCACCCACGGCGCGACACTTATCCAGGGATACACCGGGTTCATCTACGGCGGGCCATTGTGGATGACCCGGATCAACCGCGGCATCGCTAAGCGGCTACGTGACGGCGGATTCTCTTCGCTCTCGGAGGCCGTCGGCTCCGCCGTCACCGCCGGATAACACCCCGGAACACATTCGGCTCCCACGTGGCCAACAATGTATGACGGCGAGCATGCCGATCGTGCTAGGCGGAGACAAGAGTTCGGCCGCGCCCGGAATCTCGCCGGGCGCGGCCGAATCGCGCAGACGCGTCTTGTGGTTCCTAGGCTTCGTAGAGCCCGGTGAGTGTGCCGCGGGCGATGGCCTTGAAGAACATGTTGAATCCGAGGAACGCGACCGAGGAATCGTCCTCCATCGGTAGGGAATCCTCGCTGATCGCGTGCACGGCGAAGATGTAGCGGTGCGGGCCGTGGCCTTCGGGCGGAGCGGCACCGACGAATCCCTTGAACGACGCGTCGTTGCGCAGCGTGATGGCTCCCTGCGGTAGATCACCGGAATCCGGGGTGCCTGCGCCGACGGGCAGCGAGGTCGTGCCTGCCGGGATGTTCGCCACGGCCCAGTGCCAGAATCCCGAGGCGGTGGGCGCATCCGGGTCGAAGCATGTGACGACGTAGCTGCGCGTGCCCTCCGGGCCCGCCTCCCAGCTCAGCTGAGGGGACTGGTCTTCGCCACCGTCAACACCCATCTTTCCGGACGTCTGAGCGGTCGGAAGGGTCTGGCCTTCGGTGAAGGTCTCGGAACTGACCTTGAGGGTGGGAAGTTCCGGGAGCGCGTCGTAGGGATTCGGGGTACGGAATTGGCTCATATCTACCTCCTGTGTGCGGCGTACCTCCAGTACTACCAGCGGTCCGGGCTCGCATGCAGAGCCGGATTTTGCGGTGGACGGCTAATGGGATAGAGTTTCTTCTCGGCTCGCACGAGAGAACATCTCGGCGGGAGACAACCACGCGCGAGTGGCGGAATGGCAGACGCGCTAGCTTGAGGTGCTAGTGTCCTATTAACGGACGTGGGGGTTCAAGTCCCCCCTCGCGCACTGAAGAAAAGCCCCTGACCTGGGAATTATTTCCCCGGTCGGGGGTTTCTTCGTTGGTAAGGGCGAAGGCAGGTGGCAAAAATTCGCGCGAAACGTCCGGAGAGAACGTACGAGACCGGACAGGTCACGTCATGGTTGCGACGGGTGGCGCTGGCCGCCACCGTTGTGCTGACCGCCTTCCTGCTTGCGCGATTTCCGTACCTGCCCGCGACAATTCCCACTCACTTCTCGCTCACCGGGCAAGCGGACGACTGGGGTCCGCGGTGGATGCTTTTTCCGCTGATCGCCGTGTTCGGCGGGCTGGCGATCGCGGTGGCGTGGATCTCCAAACGTCCCCAGTACTTCAACTACCCGATGGGAATCACCGAATCGAATGCCCAGTCCGCCTATCGCGAGGGCGAACGGATGATGGTGTGGACGGAGGTCGCTCTCGTGATGCTGTATGTGGGAGTTGCGGCCTCGACCATTGGGTGGAATGGGACCATCTTTGTTGCCATGGGGATCGTCGGCATGCTCGGTGCGGTCGTTGGGGGCTTGGTTCGTCTTCTCGCCGTCGATTAGTACGCAATTGATAGTTGCCTGACAGCGAAGGGCCGGGGCATCGTTTCGGTGATGCCCCGGCCCTGTGCACTCGTTTCTAGACGATGTAAAGGCGCCCGTCGTCCATGGTGACCTCCCTATCGGCGCGATCGGCGGCATCGCGGTCGTGGGTGATGAGCAGCGTGGCGACGCCTTGTTCCCTCACGACATCGAGAAGCAGGTCCATGACGGCGGCGGTCCGCACCGAATCGAGGGCCGAAGTCGGCTCGTCGACGAGCAGCAGCTCCGGCGACGCCATGAGCGCACGAGCCAGGTTGACCCGCTGGCGCTGACCGCCCGAAAGCGCGCCAGCCTTCCGGTTCATCGACGATTCCAAACCCATCCGCTCGAGCAGATGACGCGCCCGCTCCTCGGTCTCGCGGCGCCGGCGACGACCGGCCGCGGTGAAACCGGCGAGTGGATTGTGCAGACGGTCCATGGCAGTGAGCTGCTCGAGAGCTGTGAGGGATGAGACGAGGTTCGACTGCTGGAAGACGATTCCGATATTCTCGCGGCGCATCTTCGCCTGCTCGCCGTCAGAAAGCTCGGTCAGTTCCGTTCCCCCGACCTGGACGAGCCCGGAATCGGGGCGGATCAACGTCGCCGCCACCGCCATCAGCGAGGACTTGCCGGAGCCGGAGGCACCCGTAAGTGCGACGAGCTCGCCACGATCGACCGACAGGTTGACGTTGTCGACCGCCGTCACCAGGGACGCGCCGTCGGGAAAGGTGAGGGTGACGCCGGACATGTTCAACGCGGGGCCATCGTGGTGCCCTGCGGAGGGACGTACTTCGTGCTGGATCGCGGTATTCATGGGAAAGGTGACTCCTTGGACGAGTAGTGAAAGGTCGTGGCGGTGGTCAGCGGGCTCCGCCGAGGGCGGAGAGGGGCGATGCACTGCGGATGAACATCATGGCGGCGCCGGCCCCCGCCAAGCCGAGGGCGAGGAGGATGATCGCCGGGAACACAGTTGTCCCCGCAGTGAGGACGAATGGGAGGCCCGAACCGATCGCGGTGGCCGCGGCGACGGTGATGGCGAGTCCGACTCCCACACCGATGACGAGCACAACGAACGCCTGGCCGAGAGCGTCACGCATGAGAGACGCTGTTGTCGCACCAAGTGCCTTGAGGGTCGCGATGTCGGGAATGCGCTGCACGGTCCACACGGTGAAGAACGCTCCGGTCACCAGCGCGGCGATCGCCATGAGCATCCAGTTGATTGTGGTCAACGTGGTGTTCTCGGCCTTGTACGCGGACATGGTCTCGGGCAGATCCGAGGCGGCGACGACCGTCGTGCCGGCGGCCGCTCCCTCAAGCGCGTCTGCTGGGGCGTCGGCGATGACGGTAGTGGCGGCTCCCTGTCCGGCGGCTTGGGGCTGAGCAGCCCATTCGGCGCCGTTGGCCCACATGAGCGGCTGGTGGCTGTACCAATCGTCGCCGGAGACCCCGGCGACGGTCTTGGTCCCTCCCCACAGGTCTACGCTGTCGCCGGTAGTGATGCCCGCGGTCTCTGCGAGCGCCGACGAGACGATGACCTCGCCAGGCGCCGGCGACGGCACCTCGGGTCGATCTCCAGATACTGCCGCGACGGAGACCGGCTCCTCGCCTACCGTCGAACGACTGAAGGCCACCGAGGTGAAGGGCCCCTTCTCTGCGATCGCGCCGATTTGCTCTTCGGTGAGTGCCGAGCGGTCAAGGCTCGGATCGCCGGTTCCGGAGACCACGGCGCTGGTTCCGCCGAGCGTGTCGAGGGCGGCGATATTGCGGTGCTCCAGTCCACCGGTGAGACCGGAGAGGAAGCTCACGAGTAGTGCCACGAGAGCGACCGTGACGGTGATGAGCGCGAACCGGCCCTTCGCCGATCGCAGCTCTCGAATTCCTACGAACATGATGTGAATCCCTTCGTTATCTCGCTGACTTCCAGTCAAGTCGTCAGCCAGCGGTTTCACATCGGCATGAGGTCTGTCCCGACATCAATCGTTCGGATGAGCGCAGATAGCCGGAAGTCGTGCCGGGATCTCATACACCGACGTCTCGAATCGGGGACATTCATGCAGGAATGTTGGGATTGGGGAGCGCACGGGCGAATGCATACACTTGGACTCTGGCGAGTACGGGAAAGGGCGCCGTAGAAAGGGAGCAATGACAGCGGAAACGGGCATCGATCCAGAGGAATTGGCCACGTGCCTCCGAGTTCTGGACGAAGGCGGCCGTCTGCCGGCCGATCATCCCGATTCCGTGGCCCTCCAACGCGCCGTCGGCCACCTTTTCAAGGAAGTAAAGAGGCAGCGCCGCGCTGCCGCCCGCCAGAGTCGCCAACAGGCCGACCAAGCAGTTCTCGAGAGGACCGCGACTGGGTCCGCTGGGCGTATCGACGACGAGACCGCCGGAATCCGTCTCGTGTCCGACGTTCCTGGCGAAATCGCGGGACACCTGCAACGTCCGCAAGATTGCTACATTTGTAAAGATCCGTATACGCAGGTAGACGCGTTCTATCATCAGTTATGCCCGCGGTGCGCCGCGCTCAATCGGGCGAGGCGGGACCCGGACATGGACCTACGCGGGAAACGAGCACTGCTCACGGGCGGACGCGCGAAGATCGGCATGTACATTGCGTTGATGCTCCTTCGCGCGGGCGCGGCGCTGACAATAACGACCCGCTTTCCACGGGACGCTGCGCGCCGGTTTTCTTTGATGGACG
It encodes the following:
- a CDS encoding ABC transporter ATP-binding protein — protein: MNTAIQHEVRPSAGHHDGPALNMSGVTLTFPDGASLVTAVDNVNLSVDRGELVALTGASGSGKSSLMAVAATLIRPDSGLVQVGGTELTELSDGEQAKMRRENIGIVFQQSNLVSSLTALEQLTAMDRLHNPLAGFTAAGRRRRRETEERARHLLERMGLESSMNRKAGALSGGQRQRVNLARALMASPELLLVDEPTSALDSVRTAAVMDLLLDVVREQGVATLLITHDRDAADRADREVTMDDGRLYIV
- a CDS encoding quinone-dependent dihydroorotate dehydrogenase — its product is MYKVLQFVLFRFPSERIHHVTFGALKLLTLVPPLGSLLRRFLGVKDPILTQDVFGRSFPGPLGLAAGFDKNAAAPDSWGAIGFGYSEMGTVTAAPQPGNPTPRLFRLIPDRGLLNRMGFNNHGAGNAANNLRRRRSQDPVGINIGKTKVVEPEKAVTDYVSSAHILHGLADYLVVNVSSPNTPGLRDLQAVDSLRPILAAVQEVSSIPVLVKIAPDLADADIDAVADLAIELGLAGIVATNTTVSRENLATPAREVESMGAGGISGAPVARRSLEVLDRLYARAGDQLVLVSVGGIETEEQAWERITHGATLIQGYTGFIYGGPLWMTRINRGIAKRLRDGGFSSLSEAVGSAVTAG
- a CDS encoding YncE family protein; translated protein: MRINRAVHGHRRRRVSGLVAVAGAVVLGASGCATSHLEEFNSVEMGNATPEILPTETDPAGQVTDLESPVVAAVSLDDGGVALQLDDPGRVEFGHISGGEFVSDERVELPDDSLPVVPSSDGVLVGGAEGIGRATVDGGYEPIGDTGPVTAVAELEDGRILTGHKDGTVAVRSADGGENARLESLEGIDQLAASGNVGFAVSRADTTVANVYPDSNEIGPVLRPGKAAGVAATTEDGWAAVSDTTGNALMIFDADPLRLHQMFPVGKAPWAVAAVPGTSVVWVALSGENRVVAIDISSGQGREVAAFDTVSAPHSLSVAEDGALVVGSADGSGVQIISPEEQRLP
- a CDS encoding undecaprenyl-diphosphate phosphatase, whose amino-acid sequence is MVVEESMSWLQVVVLSLLQGLTEFLPVSSSGHLSIFSKIFFGHDAGASFTAVVQLGTEAAVVVYFAKDIYRIAMAWFRGIANADARGDEYRLGWMVIIGTIPIGIIGFLFKDVIRESARNLWITAIVLILFSFVFLAAERWGKQNRDVDPKTLKGMDMKTTLAMAFGQCLALIPGVSRSGATMSAGMFMNLSREAAARYSFLLAIPAVLASGLFSLPDVFDPQAGQSATGIQIVIGVAIAFAVGYASIAWLLRFVQNHSLAWFAGYRIILGLVVIGLLTAGVITPTLTSA
- a CDS encoding FtsX-like permease family protein; translation: MFVGIRELRSAKGRFALITVTVALVALLVSFLSGLTGGLEHRNIAALDTLGGTSAVVSGTGDPSLDRSALTEEQIGAIAEKGPFTSVAFSRSTVGEEPVSVAAVSGDRPEVPSPAPGEVIVSSALAETAGITTGDSVDLWGGTKTVAGVSGDDWYSHQPLMWANGAEWAAQPQAAGQGAATTVIADAPADALEGAAAGTTVVAASDLPETMSAYKAENTTLTTINWMLMAIAALVTGAFFTVWTVQRIPDIATLKALGATTASLMRDALGQAFVVLVIGVGVGLAITVAAATAIGSGLPFVLTAGTTVFPAIILLALGLAGAGAAMMFIRSASPLSALGGAR
- a CDS encoding YbhB/YbcL family Raf kinase inhibitor-like protein, giving the protein MSQFRTPNPYDALPELPTLKVSSETFTEGQTLPTAQTSGKMGVDGGEDQSPQLSWEAGPEGTRSYVVTCFDPDAPTASGFWHWAVANIPAGTTSLPVGAGTPDSGDLPQGAITLRNDASFKGFVGAAPPEGHGPHRYIFAVHAISEDSLPMEDDSSVAFLGFNMFFKAIARGTLTGLYEA
- a CDS encoding DUF1648 domain-containing protein, with translation MAKIRAKRPERTYETGQVTSWLRRVALAATVVLTAFLLARFPYLPATIPTHFSLTGQADDWGPRWMLFPLIAVFGGLAIAVAWISKRPQYFNYPMGITESNAQSAYREGERMMVWTEVALVMLYVGVAASTIGWNGTIFVAMGIVGMLGAVVGGLVRLLAVD
- a CDS encoding histidine phosphatase family protein, yielding MTVLLIRHGVSTANQARILAGRKPGVSLNEAGEEQARSLADRLQGLEIAKIVHSPLERCGQTVEPLAAALGVVTIEDERLAEVDYGSWTGSKLGDLTDEPLWQTVQNHPSAAVFPGGESLVHMALRVVSALRERDAALAEEHGRDVLWIACSHGDPIKAAIADACGMHLDAFQRIVVEPASVSAVRYTAHRPFVMRLNDTGSDFALLSASLAAPMAKGTESSDESNVPPGGSVR